The Acidobacteriota bacterium genome has a window encoding:
- a CDS encoding CoA ester lyase, with translation MTQRALGMQLMRSWLFVPGNRPRMIQKAPILGADVIVYDLEDALPSAEKASGRRLVAEALEAPSGGSLRYVRVEADPGRGLEDARAVVRSGLDGLVLPKVSEVSVLHQTDAALGALEAKAGMEPGSVRILAMIESARGLLAAPAIAAASPRMVGLFFGAEDFTLDLGVFASDEEGPDEMLYARSSVAVAAASCGLVAVDRIVPEFQTLDPLAADSKRACQLGFGGKGVIHPRQIACVHQAFTPSEKQVEKARQVIRDFEQAHREGAGTVQVDGKMVDWPIVEKARRLIQVAEASKSEENEL, from the coding sequence GTGACCCAGCGAGCACTCGGCATGCAGTTGATGCGTTCATGGCTGTTCGTTCCCGGCAACCGGCCCCGGATGATCCAAAAGGCGCCCATTTTGGGGGCCGACGTGATCGTCTACGACCTGGAGGACGCTCTTCCCTCGGCCGAGAAGGCCTCGGGACGGCGCCTGGTGGCCGAGGCGCTCGAAGCCCCTTCGGGGGGCTCGCTGCGTTACGTGCGGGTTGAGGCCGATCCCGGGCGCGGTCTGGAGGATGCCCGGGCCGTGGTCCGGTCCGGCCTGGACGGGTTGGTGCTGCCCAAGGTGTCCGAGGTCTCCGTTCTGCACCAGACGGATGCCGCACTCGGAGCCCTGGAGGCCAAGGCGGGAATGGAGCCGGGAAGCGTGCGCATCCTGGCCATGATCGAGAGCGCGCGCGGATTGCTGGCGGCCCCCGCCATTGCGGCTGCCTCCCCCAGAATGGTGGGCCTGTTCTTCGGGGCGGAGGATTTTACCCTGGACCTGGGAGTTTTTGCATCGGATGAAGAGGGCCCCGACGAGATGCTCTACGCCCGTTCGTCGGTGGCCGTGGCCGCGGCCAGTTGCGGATTGGTTGCCGTGGACCGCATCGTGCCCGAGTTTCAGACGCTGGACCCCCTGGCCGCCGATTCCAAGCGAGCCTGTCAGCTGGGCTTCGGCGGCAAGGGGGTCATCCACCCCCGGCAGATCGCCTGCGTCCACCAGGCCTTCACCCCTTCCGAGAAGCAGGTCGAAAAGGCCCGGCAGGTGATCCGGGACTTCGAGCAGGCTCACCGGGAAGGCGCGGGCACGGTTCAGGTGGATGGCAAGATGGTCGATTGGCCCATCGTGGAAAAAGCCAGGCGTCTGATCCAAGTGGCCGAGGCCTCGAAGTCGGAAGAGAATGAATTGTAG